A region of the Phoenix dactylifera cultivar Barhee BC4 chromosome 10, palm_55x_up_171113_PBpolish2nd_filt_p, whole genome shotgun sequence genome:
GTCTGTTCTGTAGCAGAGAGTCCTGACCTTCAAAATTTTGTGGAACCTCCTGCTGGCTCAGGTCGTCATTTCGCTGATTAAGAGATAAGTTCTGGGTCTGAGCTACCAATCCGTCGTGTGCTCCTCCTGAATTCCCACCAGTGAAAGTTTGCTGGTGCTGCTCAAAGAACTGCTGCCTTTCACCATACTTTGACGGAGGTGGTGGTAAGAAACCAGCAGGTTGGACTTCCCAAGGAGCCTTTGGAAGATTCTCTGTAGTGGATTTCGTGGTTTGAGCAGGCTCATCGTATCTGGGTAGGCCAGAGAATACTGATGGTGGAGTTGAGTCCAATCCTGAAGTGGGAGGGGAAGACACAGATGAGTTGGGTGGTGAAGGCAGATTCACATGAGCATCTGATGGCGTTTCTGATCTGTAAGTTTCTCCACTAAGATAGTCAACCGGGCTTGCATCTGTGCTGACTGGCCTCTTTGATGATGGTGGTGGAGGAAGAAGTGGACTTGGGTTCTTGGCAATAGAAGACTTCCTACTCCGGCCTGATGCACCATCCCTTGAGCTCCTGAACCATCAGCAGACGATATGAGCTGGTTAAATATGGTTACAATGGATTATCATGAGCAATTTTGACTAACTTAAATTTCTACCAGCAAAGTCAGGCTAAAATTAGCTACTTTATAGCATGCAGTCCCTAAAGTGCCATGAGCTTGCTGCATGGTTCCAGAATACAAGTTGTATTATAGTTCCCAAACATTTCATTTATGCTACCAGGAGTAACTCAGCACCACTTGAGAGGCGCTCCTAACTTACCAAATGTGATGGTGTTAAACATCAATTCAtgcatatgcaaaatttgaatagCATCCAAAAGAAGGAAAATTTCTTCATTGATCTAATGGTGAAGATTTATATTTCTTGCTCGCTGAGTAGGCtcaactccaaagaaggtaactTTACATAACAGAACCAAAGGAGGGGGGGTACAATAGCATCTTGTATGTCAGGGTTACAAGCCAAATAACAGGAATTCACGGCTCCAGCAAATATCTGGTTAGACTATTAAAGGGTTCTTTTGGACGACAGTCAGGCAGATCATTAGATAGAAATTTACATGAGAAAGACTGACAAAATAAATGACCGAaggcctctttttctttctctactgCTGCTTCTCCCTATTCTTCTCTACTTGATTCTTCTTCCCATCCCTCTTTATCTTAgtcatcttcttctttgttgTGTTAATTCTCTGATTTTGATGGCATCTTTCTGCTAATTACAAGTTCAGAATCAGGTCTGGAGTTATTATGCTGTCAAATCATTTCTATTATTCAGATACGATTCTCAGTTTTGAAATTGTTTTATCCTATCAATTGAAAGGGCTTGAAGAATGCTCATTATTCAGATCCAATTCAGATATGAATTTAAACTGGAGAGACCTATTCACAAGTAATCTCTAATTGACCAGAGATTACATCAGACGAAGCGCAATAGACCATGGATTGTTCCTTTCAGGGAAAGACAACAGGCTTCCAATATTGCATCCTTAAGAAAAGGAGCTCATGGCATATCAAGAGTACAATAAAGATGATATGCTtgttaaaaaaatgaaactaattaattttttatataatgaaaatcaTAGCCGCATAGACTTCTATTTCAAAGACCAAAGGAGAAATAAGTTCGAAAACACATACTATCCCCATATCAACATGACATTCCTATCACCTTTAAGATTATCTATGTGTGGTTGTACAAGCCATTCTCTATATTCAGAGCTCAAGCACCAAATGATATCGAAACACAAAACAAGGCTTAATTCAAAAATATAGAAACCATGCATATTACCTGTGAGAAAGCTGAGAAAAATCATCCTCTAACTCATCATCCTCGTGATTTACATTGACAAGAGGTGCAGCTGAAGTTAGTGTAGTTGAGGCCACTGTTGTTCCACCAACAGGAGGAGTTCCCTTCAGAATGTCATCATGCCGTTGAAGCACACGCTGCAATTCGTCATTTAGTGCTAGACCCTGACATAGAAGTTCCTCATCTCTGTAAAGTTATGCAACAACAATGTCAGTATCAAATGATTCCAAATGATGATATTTTTTGCAACATGATAAACACCATACCCAGTATCATTCACAAGTTGCATGACACGCTTATGATTAGTACGGCATTGCTCGACAAGGTCAACAATAACTTCTTGCTTTACATCCTGTCATGAGAAGCATAATTCAGTGGCATGAAAAATTGGTCAGAGACAAATTAGTCGGAGAATTATCCAGTTAATAACAAAAGAGTTGGGTACAATTCTTGCTGTTGGATTTAACTAGTCCATGCAAAAGCATTTTGCTTACCATCATCTCTCTCCATCCCAATAGCACACTAGTAGTGTTAGGCAAATGTTCCAGAGCAACCATTAAAATACACTAACAGATTAACTACACAGATGGCAGGAGCAGGAGCATTGACTAATTGACTAACATTAGTAGTTTTGAACATTATCTGATGCTTTGttgtttaaatatataaattatcaAGGAGAATAAGTTCATACTAAACTAATTAGGGTCATGCACACaatcttttaaaattaataatgttCGCTTTCTTCAAAATAACAGAAGAACTTACATGGAATTTCATGTTCCAAGATTATAcacatttttttctaaatatctATGTTCTACCTATTATATCTAGACATCTATTTATATATCCATGCAATCACCCACTTGAAAGGAAGGAGAGCATAGTGATTAAGAATGGTTCTGCATATAAAATAACCATGCATACACACATGTATCAGCACAGAAGAATATGGAAACGAACCTCTAATGAGTTcagagaaaaataattaaaaaatcatcTTATATTCTTAACACTGATTTTATCTTGTATGCATGGAGACAGGAACAATGTAGTGAGCTAATCATTTATCAATGCCAACAATGGTCAACCAACTCAACAATTAATTTCCGTAAAGCCTTGAATTGAATATCATGCCTCTTTTTAACATGTCAGAATTAAAATCCTTAAAGCGCAATTATGTCTAGCGCCCAAACACCCATAATG
Encoded here:
- the LOC103713818 gene encoding TOM1-like protein 3: MANAAACAERATSDMLIGPDWAVNIELCDILNMDPGQAKDALKILKKRLGSKNPKIQLLALFVLETVSKNCGDYIHQQIAERDILHEMVKVVKKKPDLNVREKILILIDTWQDAFGGAGGRYPQYHAAYQELRAYGVEFPPRTENSAPLFTPPQTRPVTYQPAASAYEDAAIQASLQSDDGPAFSLHDIQNARGIADVLAEMLNALDPRNSEDVKQEVIVDLVEQCRTNHKRVMQLVNDTGDEELLCQGLALNDELQRVLQRHDDILKGTPPVGGTTVASTTLTSAAPLVNVNHEDDELEDDFSQLSHRSSRDGASGRSRKSSIAKNPSPLLPPPPSSKRPVSTDASPVDYLSGETYRSETPSDAHVNLPSPPNSSVSSPPTSGLDSTPPSVFSGLPRYDEPAQTTKSTTENLPKAPWEVQPAGFLPPPPSKYGERQQFFEQHQQTFTGGNSGGAHDGLVAQTQNLSLNQRNDDLSQQEVPQNFEGQDSLLQNRQAQPEDSLFKELVDFAKAKSSPSTRPPNSRRTR